One genomic window of Candidatus Pseudobacter hemicellulosilyticus includes the following:
- a CDS encoding carboxypeptidase regulatory-like domain-containing protein, whose product MRRTTVYFLTLLLLICGLGGYAQVTTSSIGGVVKGSNNELLSGASVTITHEPTGAVYNAQTRTGGRFDVLNIPPGGPYTIKASFVGYNQFTRTEVNIPLGEKFEITIELSASSTELESVLVVSNRKSATEKVGASTNISRRVIANMPNVSRSLSNLTRMTPQANGNSFAGMNYRFNNITIDGSLFNNNFGRSGDGQVPGGASSAISVDAIDQVQVNIAPYDVRQAGFTGAGINAVTRRGTNNWYGTAYGFYRNQDFNGTKVLGQEVTNVARSTKIYGGSIGGPIIKNKLFFFVNYEQEKKTAPPTAITVASRPGNESDPNRSPVLATDLDRLKQHLISTYQYDPGGYEGYDFETDNKKFTGRLDWNISNRHRLTARYTWSETNDDDMVNASSGPPTNIANRLSNGRRGGKSGGIAYTGTNFKNNYKANSAVLELNSNFSNTVSNQLIASYTHLAPVRVPNTSFPFVDIMRAGDLNNVYISFGTDLFSYENKIDDKAYNVANNVTLNLGRHTVTLGASFDYMTFENSFAAYGGPSYYRFASIDDFINDAAPIAFGVSYSPTNRTGITPAAAKFAQGGLYMQDAFAVNEKFKLTYGVRFDLPFYPYDPPTNTALKAITFKDEDGNDEHFDVSKWPKSRLLVSPRVGFTYDPEGDKSIIVRGGTGIFTGRIPFIWLVNQVGDNGVLRIIEQKTGAAAAAIKFNADRTAYIPTNIPADPGATIPSGGPSYSATAEDFKMPQTWRSNLAVDKKLGENYVLTIEALYTRMINNVYARNANLGADTGRRADGRPMYVQNLNSNIGQMTILDNINKGSSTVLTAQLSKTFSRNWEATVAYTYTYAQDVAIGTSDQAASGWTTNNIVMNPNKPELGYSNFSIPHRVMASGSYRFEYMKGNMATTIGFFYTGASQDRFHYRYGANINGDGATNDIVFIPADPKTLNFQASYTPVSGGPAYTAQQQRDAFAAFVENDKYLKKHKGQFMDRYGATLPWFHSLDLRLLQDFSVKAGNKKHTMQVSVDAINFLNLLSSDWGHRYVYNFGSFQDQALLGVGSGNTAANPVYTFNPGITRAYQPDYSTNSTWGIQLGLRYIFN is encoded by the coding sequence ATGAGAAGAACTACTGTTTATTTTTTAACCCTTCTGCTGCTTATCTGTGGATTAGGCGGATATGCTCAGGTAACCACGAGTAGCATTGGTGGTGTGGTCAAGGGCAGCAACAATGAATTGCTGTCCGGCGCCTCTGTCACCATCACGCACGAGCCCACAGGAGCGGTTTACAATGCCCAGACCCGTACCGGCGGCCGTTTTGATGTGCTCAACATCCCTCCCGGCGGCCCTTACACCATCAAAGCCTCTTTTGTAGGCTACAACCAGTTCACCCGCACTGAGGTGAATATTCCCCTCGGTGAAAAATTCGAGATCACTATTGAACTATCAGCTTCCAGCACAGAACTGGAAAGTGTACTGGTGGTCAGCAACCGGAAAAGCGCTACTGAAAAAGTAGGCGCCTCTACCAATATCTCCCGCAGGGTGATTGCCAACATGCCTAACGTCAGCCGTAGTCTTTCTAATCTTACCCGGATGACTCCCCAGGCTAACGGTAACAGCTTTGCCGGTATGAACTACCGTTTCAACAACATCACCATCGATGGTTCACTATTCAATAATAACTTCGGTCGCAGCGGTGATGGCCAGGTGCCCGGCGGCGCTTCTTCCGCTATCTCGGTAGACGCCATTGACCAGGTACAGGTCAACATTGCTCCCTATGACGTTCGCCAGGCAGGTTTTACCGGCGCCGGTATCAACGCGGTTACCCGCCGCGGCACCAACAACTGGTACGGTACTGCCTATGGTTTCTACAGGAACCAGGACTTCAACGGCACCAAAGTACTGGGACAGGAAGTCACCAATGTAGCCCGCTCTACCAAAATTTATGGCGGTAGCATTGGCGGCCCCATCATCAAGAACAAACTGTTCTTCTTCGTGAACTACGAGCAGGAGAAGAAAACAGCACCGCCCACTGCTATCACAGTAGCATCCAGACCCGGCAATGAAAGCGATCCTAACCGCTCCCCGGTACTGGCTACCGACCTGGACAGGCTGAAACAACACCTGATCAGCACCTACCAGTATGATCCGGGTGGTTATGAAGGTTACGACTTTGAAACTGACAACAAAAAATTCACCGGCCGCCTGGACTGGAATATCAGCAACAGGCACCGGCTGACTGCCCGTTACACCTGGTCTGAAACCAATGATGACGATATGGTCAACGCCAGCAGCGGTCCTCCCACAAATATTGCCAACCGGCTCAGCAATGGCCGCAGGGGCGGTAAGTCCGGAGGTATTGCCTATACCGGCACCAATTTCAAGAATAACTACAAAGCCAACTCAGCAGTACTGGAACTGAATTCCAATTTCTCCAATACAGTCTCCAACCAGCTGATCGCTTCCTATACACACCTGGCTCCTGTGCGTGTTCCCAATACCAGTTTCCCCTTTGTGGACATTATGCGTGCAGGCGACCTGAACAACGTATATATCTCTTTCGGTACAGATCTTTTCTCCTATGAGAACAAGATTGACGACAAGGCATACAATGTTGCCAACAACGTTACCCTCAACCTGGGCAGGCATACTGTTACCCTGGGCGCCAGCTTTGACTACATGACCTTCGAAAACTCTTTCGCTGCTTATGGTGGTCCCAGCTATTACCGTTTTGCCTCCATTGACGACTTTATCAACGATGCAGCGCCCATCGCATTCGGTGTTTCCTACAGCCCCACCAACAGAACAGGTATCACCCCTGCTGCCGCCAAATTTGCCCAGGGCGGCCTTTATATGCAGGATGCCTTTGCTGTGAATGAAAAATTCAAGCTGACCTATGGCGTTCGCTTCGATCTGCCCTTCTACCCTTATGATCCTCCTACCAACACTGCCCTGAAGGCCATCACCTTCAAGGACGAGGATGGCAACGATGAGCATTTCGATGTCAGCAAATGGCCCAAATCCAGGCTGCTGGTATCTCCCAGGGTAGGTTTCACCTATGACCCCGAAGGAGACAAATCCATTATTGTTCGCGGTGGTACCGGCATCTTCACCGGCCGCATTCCTTTCATCTGGCTGGTTAACCAGGTAGGTGACAATGGCGTACTCCGTATCATTGAACAAAAAACAGGGGCAGCCGCTGCCGCTATTAAGTTCAACGCTGACAGAACCGCTTATATCCCCACCAATATCCCTGCTGATCCCGGCGCCACCATTCCTTCCGGCGGCCCTTCCTACAGCGCTACTGCAGAAGATTTCAAGATGCCGCAGACCTGGAGGAGCAACCTGGCAGTGGACAAAAAACTGGGTGAGAACTATGTGCTGACCATTGAAGCGCTCTATACAAGGATGATCAATAACGTATACGCCCGGAACGCCAACCTGGGCGCCGATACCGGCCGCCGCGCCGATGGCAGACCCATGTATGTTCAGAACCTGAACAGCAATATCGGCCAGATGACCATCCTGGACAATATCAACAAAGGCAGCAGCACGGTACTGACCGCCCAGCTGTCAAAGACCTTCTCCCGCAACTGGGAAGCAACTGTTGCCTATACTTATACCTATGCACAGGATGTAGCCATCGGCACCAGCGACCAGGCCGCCAGCGGCTGGACTACCAATAACATTGTGATGAACCCCAATAAACCGGAACTGGGTTATTCCAACTTCTCCATCCCTCACCGCGTAATGGCCAGTGGCTCCTACCGCTTTGAGTATATGAAAGGCAATATGGCCACTACCATCGGCTTCTTCTATACCGGCGCTTCACAGGACCGCTTCCACTACCGTTATGGAGCAAACATCAATGGTGATGGTGCTACCAATGATATCGTCTTTATTCCGGCCGATCCCAAGACACTGAATTTCCAGGCCAGCTATACTCCTGTTTCCGGCGGCCCCGCTTATACCGCCCAGCAACAGCGTGATGCTTTTGCCGCCTTCGTTGAAAATGATAAATACCTGAAAAAACACAAAGGCCAGTTCATGGACCGTTACGGCGCAACACTGCCCTGGTTCCATTCACTGGACCTGCGTTTGCTCCAGGACTTCTCTGTAAAAGCAGGCAACAAAAAACACACCATGCAGGTCAGCGTTGACGCCATCAACTTCCTGAACCTGCTGAGCTCCGACTGGGGACACCGTTATGTATATAACTTCGGTTCCTTCCAGGACCAGGCGCTGCTGGGTGTTGGCTCCGGCAATACTGCCGCCAACCCGGTGTATACTTTCAATCCCGGTATCACCAGGGCTTACCAGCCTGACTACTCCACCAACAGTACCTGGGGTATCCAGTTAGGGCTGCGTTATATTTTCAACTAA